Proteins co-encoded in one Astyanax mexicanus isolate ESR-SI-001 chromosome 1, AstMex3_surface, whole genome shotgun sequence genomic window:
- the dio3b gene encoding iodothyronine deiodinase 3b → MPDVQELARAHATKALRSAAVCVLLLPRFLLAALLLWLLDFLCIRRKVLARMREHESADGADGADEPAVRVSDSNRMFTLASLRAVWHGHKLDFFKTARVGAAAPNSEVVPLAEHKRARILDYARGRRPLILNFGSCSUPPFMRRLAAFRRLADQYADIADSLLVYIEEAHPSDGWASSDAPYQIPRHRCLEDRLRAAQLMNATVPGSLVVVDTMENAANAAYGAYFERLYIVKDEVVVYQGGRGPEGYRICELRSWLERYRSELDGSRAVVVHV, encoded by the coding sequence ATGCCGGACGTGCAGGAGCTGGCGCGCGCGCACGCGACCAAGGCGCTCCGGAGCGCGGCGGTGTGCGTGCTGCTGCTGCCGCGCTTCCTGCTCGCCGCGCTGCTCCTCTGGCTTCTAGACTTTCTGTGCATTCGGCGAAAGGTGCTCGCGCGGATGCGGGAACACGAGAGCGCGGACGGGGCGGACGGCGCTGACGAGCCGGCGGTGCGCGTGTCCGACTCGAACAGGATGTTCACGCTGGCCTCGCTGCGCGCGGTGTGGCACGGCCACAAGCTGGACTTCTTCAAGACGGCGCGCGTCGGTGCCGCGGCTCCTAACAGCGAGGTGGTGCCGCTCGCCGAGCACAAGAGGGCGCGCATCCTGGACTACGCGCGCGGCCGCCGGCCGCTCATCCTCAACTTCGGCAGCTGCTCGTGACCGCCGTTCATGCGGCGCCTGGCGGCCTTCCGCCGCCTCGCCGACCAGTACGCGGACATCGCCGACTCGCTGCTCGTCTACATCGAGGAGGCGCACCCGTCGGACGGCTGGGCGAGCTCGGACGCGCCCTACCAGATCCCGCGCCACCGCTGCCTAGAGGACCGGCTGCGCGCGGCACAGCTGATGAACGCCACGGTGCCCGGCAGCCTGGTGGTGGTGGACACGATGGAGAACGCGGCGAACGCTGCGTACGGCGCCTACTTCGAGCGCCTCTACATCGTCAAAGACGAGGTGGTGGTCTACCAGGGCGGCAGGGGTCCCGAGGGCTACCGGATATGCGAGCTGAGGAGCTGGCTCGAGAGGTACCGCAGCGAGCTGGACGGCTCCCGAGCCGTGGTCGTGCACGTGTAG